A window from Sordaria macrospora chromosome 2, complete sequence encodes these proteins:
- a CDS encoding rRNA processing protein RRP9: MSSFFTAPAGEKKRKRASANEAPQKRVATGKSTAKSSSAKAPVAKSRPAAPKKAVERDESISGSDIDSDDGDHHIEREDGSEGEEESDHEGETAAEKRLRLAQRYLDKARQEVELEEDEYAFDAEQIDRDLLAERLQEDVAEAKGKVYRQLASKLDFDGAAHTQFRWNSGTVTSVSVCAPYAYTTTKDGYLTKWKLQDLPKNQWPQTTKKKPKKPPAPPKKKPERVCFNRANPTKAKDKTYQGHTNAAILTVKASSDGKFVVTGGADKRMVVHDAETLKPIRAFTQHRDAVTSLAFRRGTNQIFSASKDRTVKVWSLDELAYVETLFGHQDEIPDIDALAGERCVSVGARDRTARYWKVPEESQLVFRGGVSEKKSYKNRDQQVDHDGTMDQVAMIDDELFVTGDSAGTLALWGINRKKALFTQPCAHGIDPPLKPSEVSADANADESVVPTPQPRAITALRTIPYSDVILSGSWDGFVRVWRLSEDKKKILPVGVLGSSSALQQLDQAEAQKQKEEAKQKAKDSGVATASSGEEGQADDEASVDGSQDKKKKQESGLIRGIINDIAIFERGDRGRDGICIVVATGKEMRLGRWKVMKDGRNGATIFEVPKVARRAGAKGEDSEDEEEA, encoded by the coding sequence ATGTCGTCCTTTTTCACAGCACCCGctggggaaaagaagaggaagcgtGCCTCTGCCAACGAAGCCCCCCAGAAGCGAGTTGCGACCGGCAAGTCGACTGCCAAATCGTCCTCGGCCAAGGCCCCTGTCGCCAAATCACGCCCTGCCGCCCCCAAGAAAGCCGTTGAGCGCGACGAGTCGATATCCGGCAGCGACATTGACAGCGACGATGGCGACCACCACATCGAGAGAGAGGATGGAtcggaaggagaggaggagtcggACCACGAAGGAGAGACGGCGGCCGAGAAGCGGTTAAGGTTGGCACAGCGATACTTGGACAAGGCACGACAAGAGGtggaactggaggaggacgagtaTGCCTTCGACGCCGAGCAGATCGACCGTGACTTGCTGGCCGAGCGTCTTCAGGAAGATgtggccgaggccaagggcaaggtttACCGCCAGCTGGCTTCCAAGCTCGACTTTGACGGAGCCGCCCACACACAGTTTAGGTGGAATTCGGGAACGGTAACATCAGTCTCGGTCTGCGCGCCGTACGcctacaccaccacaaaaGACGGCTACCtcaccaagtggaagctacAAGACTTACCCAAGAACCAGTGGCCAcagacgaccaagaagaagccaaagaagccgcctgcgccgcccaagaagaaaCCCGAGAGAGTATGCTTCAACAGGGCGAACCCGACCAAGGCAAAGGACAAGACATATCAGGGCCACACCAACGCGGCCATCCTGACGGTCAAGGCCTCCTCGGACGGCAAGTTCGTCGtcaccggcggcgccgaCAAGCGAATGGTCGTCCACGACGCCGAGACCCTCAAGCCCATCCGGGCCTTTACCCAGCACCGCGACGCCGTCACCTCGCTCGCCTTCCGCCGCGGCACCAACCAAATAttctccgcctccaaggACCGCACGGTAAAAGTCTGGTCGCTGGACGAGCTCGCCTACGTCGAGACGCTCTTCGGCCACCAGGACGAGATCCCCGACATCGATGCCCTGGCCGGCGAGCGCTGCGTGTCGGTCGGCGCGCGCGACCGCACCGCCCGCTACTGGAAGGTTCCCGAGGAGTCGCAGCTGGTGTTCCGCGGCGGCGTGTCGGAGAAGAAGTCGTACAAAAACCGGGACCAGCAGGTGGACCACGACGGCACCATGGACCAGGTGGCCAtgatcgacgacgagctGTTCGTGACGGGCGACTCGGCGGGCACCTTGGCCCTGTGGGGCATCAACCGCAAGAAGGCGCTGTTCACGCAGCCGTGCGCGCACGGCATCGACCCGCCGCTCAAGCCGAGCGAGGTTTCCGCCGACGCGAACGCGGACGAGAGCGTCGTGCCCACCCCGCAGCCGCgcgccatcaccgccctccGCACCATCCCCTACTCGGATGTCATCCTGTCCGGCTCCTGGGACGGCTTCGTGCGCGTTTGGCGCCTCAgcgaggacaagaagaagatcctCCCTGTTGGCGTGCTGGGATCCAGCTCGGCGCTGCAGCAGCTCGACCAGGCTGAGgcgcagaagcagaaggaggaggcgaagcAGAAGGCGAAAGATTCCGGCGTAGCAACCGCAAGCAGTGGAGAGGAAGGGCAAGCGGACGACGAAGCCTCCGTCGATGGATCgcaagacaagaagaagaagcaagagagCGGGCTGATCAGGGGTATCATCAACGACATTGCTATCTTCGAGCGCGGCGACCGCGGACGCGACGGCATCTGCATCGTGGTGGCCACGGGCAAGGAGATGAGGCTCGGAAGGTGGAAGGTCatgaaggatggaaggaacgggGCTACCATCTTTGAGGTGCCCAAGGTTGCTAGGCGAGCGGGCGCCAAGGGTGAGGATagtgaggacgaggaggaggcgtaG